One window of the Cryptomeria japonica chromosome 7, Sugi_1.0, whole genome shotgun sequence genome contains the following:
- the LOC131053498 gene encoding uncharacterized protein LOC131053498 → MPPREERYRNQRDRERRGELQINRQILRRRSEWEAITQRTVDEERRLRRRMGTEPHLRQEDMIGILSELDTDSSCDFMSVEPEFMETQMPLQIEDGEVQEFERMEVTGNEQIEQTQTIEDIRYDEIPHLFVLDDDFFEFDSDVEFEILLFPLPVQPDVVSQQMEEEARELIDAFGTIKIYNLHINEVPLCSICRIEYEVGEEACQMPCHKTHIFHSDCLRQWLERRKSCPLCKTGVPYPYRPPFVPSS, encoded by the coding sequence ATGCCGCCGAGGGAAGAAAGATATCGAAATCAGAGAGATCGTGAAAGGAGAGGAGAATTGCAGATAAACAGACAGATTTTACGCCGGAGATCAGAATGGGAAGCCATAACACAGAGGACAGTAGACGAAGAACGACGCTTAAGAAGAAGAATGGGGACAGAACCGCACCTAAGACAGGAAGATATGATTGGCATTCTTAGTGAATTAGATACAGATTCTTCCTGTGATTTCATGAGCGTAGAACCGGAATTTATGGAAACCCAAATGCCATTACAAATCGAAGATGGTGAAGTTCAAGAATTTGAGAGGATGGAAGTTACTGGGAATGAGCAAATTGAACAAACGCAGACGATAGAAGATATCAGATATGATGAGATTCCGCACCTGTTCGTACTGGATGATGACTTCTTTGAATTTGACTCAGATGTCGAGTTTGAGATCCTGCTATTCCCGTTACCAGTCCAACCTGATGTTGTTTCTCAACAGATGGAGGAGGAGGCGAGAGAGTTGATAGATGCCTTTGGTACCATCAAGATATATAATCTTCATATTAACGAAGTTCCTCTGTGTTCAATTTGTAGGATTGAATATGAGGTGGGTGAAGAGGCCTGTCAAATGCCATGTCAcaaaacacatatttttcactCGGATTGCCTTCGCCAATGGTTAGAAAGGAGGAAAAGTTGTCCACTCTGTAAAACGGGCGTGCCATATCCATATCGCCCACCGTTTGTTCCCTCATCTTGA